In Trichomycterus rosablanca isolate fTriRos1 chromosome 4, fTriRos1.hap1, whole genome shotgun sequence, one DNA window encodes the following:
- the smarcd3b gene encoding SWI/SNF-related matrix-associated actin-dependent regulator of chromatin subfamily D member 3b isoform X4, with amino-acid sequence MASEETAGGARKATKSKLFEFLVHGVRPGMPSGARMPHQGAPMGPPGPPFAGNPSVRPGLPNPAMEANRKRPAPSQQHIQQQQQQGIQSRNRKKPVGFPGANEMPARQMDMRDAQSDLSLGSNTKRRKMADKILPQRIRELVPESQAYMDLLAFERKLDQTIMRKRVDIQEALKRPMKQKRKLRLYISNTFNPAKPDAEDSDGSIASWELRVEGKLLDDPGKVKRKFSSFFKSLVIELDKDLYGPDNHLVEWHRTPTTQETDGFQVKRPGDVNVRCTLLLMLDYQPPQFKLDPRLARLLGIHTQTRSCIIQALWQYIKTNKLQDSHDKEYINCDKYFQQIFDCPRLKFSEIPQRLTNLLLPPDPIVINHIISVDPNDQKKTACYDIDVEVEDPLKTQMSNFLLSTANQQEIATLDNKIHETIESINQLKIQRDFMLSFSRDPKGYIQDWLKSQSRDLKLMTDVVGNPEEERRAEFYYQPWSQEAVSRYFYCKIQQRRQELEQSLAIRNT; translated from the exons CGTCCCGGTATGCCATCTGGAGCTCGGATGCCCCATCAGGGGGCGCCGATGGGACCCCCTGGACCACCATTTGCAGGAAACCCATCTGTACGTCCTGGGCTCCCCAATCCGGCAATGGAGGCCAACCGCAAACGTCCTGCACCTTCACAACAACATATCcagcagcaacagcagcaaGGGATACAAAGCAGAAACAGGAA GAAGCCTGTGGGATTTCCAGGAGCCAATGAGATGCCAGCAAGGCAGATGGACATGAGAGACGCCCAGTCAGATCTGTCGCTTGGATCAAA CACTAAGAGGAGGAAAATGGCTGATAAGATCCTTCCACAAAGG ATTCGTGAGCTAGTCCCAGAGTCTCAGGCGTATATGGACTTGCTGGCATTTGAGCGCAAGCTGGACCAAACCATAATGCGCAAGCGAGTGGACATCCAAGAAGCATTAAAAAGACCCATGAAG CAAAAACGCAAACTGAGACTCTACATTTCCAACACCTTCAACCCAGCCAAGCCAGATGCTGAGGACTCAGATGGCAGCATTGCATCCTGGGAGCTGCGAGTGGAAGGAAAGTTACTTGATGAT CCAGGAAAAGTGAAAAGAAAGTTTTCCTCCTTCTTTAAGAGTCTGGTGATTGAGCTGGACAAGGACCTGTACGGGCCAGACAACCACCTAGTGGAG TGGCATCGCACTCCCACCACTCAGGAGACTGATGGCTTTCAGGTGAAAAGGCCGGGTGATGTAAATGTACGCTGCACTCTGCTGTTAATGCTAGATTATCAG CCCCCCCAGTTTAAGCTGGACCCACGACTCGCCCGACTGCTGGGAATCCACACTCAGACACGCTCCTGCATCATCCAGGCTCTCTGGCAGTATATTAAAACCAACAAGCTGCAGGACTCCCATGATAAGGAGTACATAAACTGTGATAAATACTTCCAGCAG ATTTTTGACTGCCCTCGTCTGAAGTTCTCTGAGATCCCTCAGCGCCTCACAAACCTGCTGCTTCCCCCTGACCCCATTGTTATCAACCACATCATTAG tgtGGACCCAAATGATCAGAAGAAAACAGCCTGCTATGATATAGACGTTGAAGTGGAGGATCCACTAAAAACCCAGATGAGCAACTTCCTACTCTCAACTGCCAATCAGCAGGAGATCGCCACCCTCGACAACAAG ATTCATGAGACTATAGAGTCTATTAACCAGCTGAAGATTCAAAGAGATTTCATGCTCAGCTTCTCTAGAGATCCTAAGGGTTACATCCAGGACTGGCTCAAATCCCAGAGCAGAGATCTCAAA CTGATGACAGATGTTGTTGGAAACCCAGAGGAGGAGAGAAGGGCAGAGTTTTACTACCAGCCCTGGTCTCAGGAGGCAGTCAGTCGTTACTTCTATTGCAAG ATTCAGCAGAGAAGGCAGGAGCTGGAACAATCCCTGGCTATAAGGAATACCTAG
- the smarcd3b gene encoding SWI/SNF-related matrix-associated actin-dependent regulator of chromatin subfamily D member 3b isoform X6 gives MASEETAGGARKATKSKLFEFLVHGVRPGMPSGARMPHQGAPMGPPGPPFAGNPSVRPGLPNPAMEANRKRPAPSQQHIQQQQQQGIQSRNRNTKRRKMADKILPQRIRELVPESQAYMDLLAFERKLDQTIMRKRVDIQEALKRPMKQKRKLRLYISNTFNPAKPDAEDSDGSIASWELRVEGKLLDDPGKVKRKFSSFFKSLVIELDKDLYGPDNHLVEWHRTPTTQETDGFQVKRPGDVNVRCTLLLMLDYQPPQFKLDPRLARLLGIHTQTRSCIIQALWQYIKTNKLQDSHDKEYINCDKYFQQIFDCPRLKFSEIPQRLTNLLLPPDPIVINHIISVDPNDQKKTACYDIDVEVEDPLKTQMSNFLLSTANQQEIATLDNKIHETIESINQLKIQRDFMLSFSRDPKGYIQDWLKSQSRDLKLMTDVVGNPEEERRAEFYYQPWSQEAVSRYFYCKIQQRRQELEQSLAIRNT, from the exons CGTCCCGGTATGCCATCTGGAGCTCGGATGCCCCATCAGGGGGCGCCGATGGGACCCCCTGGACCACCATTTGCAGGAAACCCATCTGTACGTCCTGGGCTCCCCAATCCGGCAATGGAGGCCAACCGCAAACGTCCTGCACCTTCACAACAACATATCcagcagcaacagcagcaaGGGATACAAAGCAGAAACAGGAA CACTAAGAGGAGGAAAATGGCTGATAAGATCCTTCCACAAAGG ATTCGTGAGCTAGTCCCAGAGTCTCAGGCGTATATGGACTTGCTGGCATTTGAGCGCAAGCTGGACCAAACCATAATGCGCAAGCGAGTGGACATCCAAGAAGCATTAAAAAGACCCATGAAG CAAAAACGCAAACTGAGACTCTACATTTCCAACACCTTCAACCCAGCCAAGCCAGATGCTGAGGACTCAGATGGCAGCATTGCATCCTGGGAGCTGCGAGTGGAAGGAAAGTTACTTGATGAT CCAGGAAAAGTGAAAAGAAAGTTTTCCTCCTTCTTTAAGAGTCTGGTGATTGAGCTGGACAAGGACCTGTACGGGCCAGACAACCACCTAGTGGAG TGGCATCGCACTCCCACCACTCAGGAGACTGATGGCTTTCAGGTGAAAAGGCCGGGTGATGTAAATGTACGCTGCACTCTGCTGTTAATGCTAGATTATCAG CCCCCCCAGTTTAAGCTGGACCCACGACTCGCCCGACTGCTGGGAATCCACACTCAGACACGCTCCTGCATCATCCAGGCTCTCTGGCAGTATATTAAAACCAACAAGCTGCAGGACTCCCATGATAAGGAGTACATAAACTGTGATAAATACTTCCAGCAG ATTTTTGACTGCCCTCGTCTGAAGTTCTCTGAGATCCCTCAGCGCCTCACAAACCTGCTGCTTCCCCCTGACCCCATTGTTATCAACCACATCATTAG tgtGGACCCAAATGATCAGAAGAAAACAGCCTGCTATGATATAGACGTTGAAGTGGAGGATCCACTAAAAACCCAGATGAGCAACTTCCTACTCTCAACTGCCAATCAGCAGGAGATCGCCACCCTCGACAACAAG ATTCATGAGACTATAGAGTCTATTAACCAGCTGAAGATTCAAAGAGATTTCATGCTCAGCTTCTCTAGAGATCCTAAGGGTTACATCCAGGACTGGCTCAAATCCCAGAGCAGAGATCTCAAA CTGATGACAGATGTTGTTGGAAACCCAGAGGAGGAGAGAAGGGCAGAGTTTTACTACCAGCCCTGGTCTCAGGAGGCAGTCAGTCGTTACTTCTATTGCAAG ATTCAGCAGAGAAGGCAGGAGCTGGAACAATCCCTGGCTATAAGGAATACCTAG
- the smarcd3b gene encoding SWI/SNF-related matrix-associated actin-dependent regulator of chromatin subfamily D member 3b isoform X3: MASEETAGGARKATKSKLFEFLVHGVRPGMPSGARMPHQGAPMGPPGPPFAGNPSVRPGLPNPAMEANRKRPAPSQQHIQQQQQQGIQSRNRKKPVGFPGANEMPARQMDMRDAQSDLSLGSNTKRRKMADKILPQRIRELVPESQAYMDLLAFERKLDQTIMRKRVDIQEALKRPMKQKRKLRLYISNTFNPAKPDAEDSDGSIASWELRVEGKLLDDPGKVKRKFSSFFKSLVIELDKDLYGPDNHLVEWHRTPTTQETDGFQVKRPGDVNVRCTLLLMLDYQPPQFKLDPRLARLLGIHTQTRSCIIQALWQYIKTNKLQDSHDKEYINCDKYFQQIFDCPRLKFSEIPQRLTNLLLPPDPIVINHIISVCVGSVDPNDQKKTACYDIDVEVEDPLKTQMSNFLLSTANQQEIATLDNKIHETIESINQLKIQRDFMLSFSRDPKGYIQDWLKSQSRDLKLMTDVVGNPEEERRAEFYYQPWSQEAVSRYFYCKIQQRRQELEQSLAIRNT, translated from the exons CGTCCCGGTATGCCATCTGGAGCTCGGATGCCCCATCAGGGGGCGCCGATGGGACCCCCTGGACCACCATTTGCAGGAAACCCATCTGTACGTCCTGGGCTCCCCAATCCGGCAATGGAGGCCAACCGCAAACGTCCTGCACCTTCACAACAACATATCcagcagcaacagcagcaaGGGATACAAAGCAGAAACAGGAA GAAGCCTGTGGGATTTCCAGGAGCCAATGAGATGCCAGCAAGGCAGATGGACATGAGAGACGCCCAGTCAGATCTGTCGCTTGGATCAAA CACTAAGAGGAGGAAAATGGCTGATAAGATCCTTCCACAAAGG ATTCGTGAGCTAGTCCCAGAGTCTCAGGCGTATATGGACTTGCTGGCATTTGAGCGCAAGCTGGACCAAACCATAATGCGCAAGCGAGTGGACATCCAAGAAGCATTAAAAAGACCCATGAAG CAAAAACGCAAACTGAGACTCTACATTTCCAACACCTTCAACCCAGCCAAGCCAGATGCTGAGGACTCAGATGGCAGCATTGCATCCTGGGAGCTGCGAGTGGAAGGAAAGTTACTTGATGAT CCAGGAAAAGTGAAAAGAAAGTTTTCCTCCTTCTTTAAGAGTCTGGTGATTGAGCTGGACAAGGACCTGTACGGGCCAGACAACCACCTAGTGGAG TGGCATCGCACTCCCACCACTCAGGAGACTGATGGCTTTCAGGTGAAAAGGCCGGGTGATGTAAATGTACGCTGCACTCTGCTGTTAATGCTAGATTATCAG CCCCCCCAGTTTAAGCTGGACCCACGACTCGCCCGACTGCTGGGAATCCACACTCAGACACGCTCCTGCATCATCCAGGCTCTCTGGCAGTATATTAAAACCAACAAGCTGCAGGACTCCCATGATAAGGAGTACATAAACTGTGATAAATACTTCCAGCAG ATTTTTGACTGCCCTCGTCTGAAGTTCTCTGAGATCCCTCAGCGCCTCACAAACCTGCTGCTTCCCCCTGACCCCATTGTTATCAACCACATCATTAG tgtgtgtgtgggtagtgtGGACCCAAATGATCAGAAGAAAACAGCCTGCTATGATATAGACGTTGAAGTGGAGGATCCACTAAAAACCCAGATGAGCAACTTCCTACTCTCAACTGCCAATCAGCAGGAGATCGCCACCCTCGACAACAAG ATTCATGAGACTATAGAGTCTATTAACCAGCTGAAGATTCAAAGAGATTTCATGCTCAGCTTCTCTAGAGATCCTAAGGGTTACATCCAGGACTGGCTCAAATCCCAGAGCAGAGATCTCAAA CTGATGACAGATGTTGTTGGAAACCCAGAGGAGGAGAGAAGGGCAGAGTTTTACTACCAGCCCTGGTCTCAGGAGGCAGTCAGTCGTTACTTCTATTGCAAG ATTCAGCAGAGAAGGCAGGAGCTGGAACAATCCCTGGCTATAAGGAATACCTAG
- the smarcd3b gene encoding SWI/SNF-related matrix-associated actin-dependent regulator of chromatin subfamily D member 3b isoform X2 yields MASEETAGGARKATKSKLFEFLVHGVRPGMPSGARMPHQGAPMGPPGPPFAGNPSVRPGLPNPAMEANRKRPAPSQQHIQQQQQQGIQSRNRKKPVGFPGANEMPARQMDMRDAQSDLSLGSNTKRRKMADKILPQRIRELVPESQAYMDLLAFERKLDQTIMRKRVDIQEALKRPMKQKRKLRLYISNTFNPAKPDAEDSDGSIASWELRVEGKLLDDPGKVKRKFSSFFKSLVIELDKDLYGPDNHLVEWHRTPTTQETDGFQVKRPGDVNVRCTLLLMLDYQPPQFKLDPRLARLLGIHTQTRSCIIQALWQYIKTNKLQDSHDKEYINCDKYFQQIFDCPRLKFSEIPQRLTNLLLPPDPIVINHIISVDPNDQKKTACYDIDVEVEDPLKTQMSNFLLSTANQQEIATLDNKIHETIESINQLKIQRDFMLSFSRDPKGYIQDWLKSQSRDLKLMTDVVGNPEEERRAEFYYQPWSQEAVSRYFYCKHTQFLSSTAERYQIASKEIPLHHLGASSFLYVTV; encoded by the exons CGTCCCGGTATGCCATCTGGAGCTCGGATGCCCCATCAGGGGGCGCCGATGGGACCCCCTGGACCACCATTTGCAGGAAACCCATCTGTACGTCCTGGGCTCCCCAATCCGGCAATGGAGGCCAACCGCAAACGTCCTGCACCTTCACAACAACATATCcagcagcaacagcagcaaGGGATACAAAGCAGAAACAGGAA GAAGCCTGTGGGATTTCCAGGAGCCAATGAGATGCCAGCAAGGCAGATGGACATGAGAGACGCCCAGTCAGATCTGTCGCTTGGATCAAA CACTAAGAGGAGGAAAATGGCTGATAAGATCCTTCCACAAAGG ATTCGTGAGCTAGTCCCAGAGTCTCAGGCGTATATGGACTTGCTGGCATTTGAGCGCAAGCTGGACCAAACCATAATGCGCAAGCGAGTGGACATCCAAGAAGCATTAAAAAGACCCATGAAG CAAAAACGCAAACTGAGACTCTACATTTCCAACACCTTCAACCCAGCCAAGCCAGATGCTGAGGACTCAGATGGCAGCATTGCATCCTGGGAGCTGCGAGTGGAAGGAAAGTTACTTGATGAT CCAGGAAAAGTGAAAAGAAAGTTTTCCTCCTTCTTTAAGAGTCTGGTGATTGAGCTGGACAAGGACCTGTACGGGCCAGACAACCACCTAGTGGAG TGGCATCGCACTCCCACCACTCAGGAGACTGATGGCTTTCAGGTGAAAAGGCCGGGTGATGTAAATGTACGCTGCACTCTGCTGTTAATGCTAGATTATCAG CCCCCCCAGTTTAAGCTGGACCCACGACTCGCCCGACTGCTGGGAATCCACACTCAGACACGCTCCTGCATCATCCAGGCTCTCTGGCAGTATATTAAAACCAACAAGCTGCAGGACTCCCATGATAAGGAGTACATAAACTGTGATAAATACTTCCAGCAG ATTTTTGACTGCCCTCGTCTGAAGTTCTCTGAGATCCCTCAGCGCCTCACAAACCTGCTGCTTCCCCCTGACCCCATTGTTATCAACCACATCATTAG tgtGGACCCAAATGATCAGAAGAAAACAGCCTGCTATGATATAGACGTTGAAGTGGAGGATCCACTAAAAACCCAGATGAGCAACTTCCTACTCTCAACTGCCAATCAGCAGGAGATCGCCACCCTCGACAACAAG ATTCATGAGACTATAGAGTCTATTAACCAGCTGAAGATTCAAAGAGATTTCATGCTCAGCTTCTCTAGAGATCCTAAGGGTTACATCCAGGACTGGCTCAAATCCCAGAGCAGAGATCTCAAA CTGATGACAGATGTTGTTGGAAACCCAGAGGAGGAGAGAAGGGCAGAGTTTTACTACCAGCCCTGGTCTCAGGAGGCAGTCAGTCGTTACTTCTATTGCAAG cacactcaatttttgtcttccactgccgagagataccagattgcatccaaggagatcccgctgcaccacctgggcgcctccaGCTTTCTTTATGTCACagtttaa
- the smarcd3b gene encoding SWI/SNF-related matrix-associated actin-dependent regulator of chromatin subfamily D member 3b isoform X1, translating to MASEETAGGARKATKSKLFEFLVHGVRPGMPSGARMPHQGAPMGPPGPPFAGNPSVRPGLPNPAMEANRKRPAPSQQHIQQQQQQGIQSRNRKKPVGFPGANEMPARQMDMRDAQSDLSLGSNTKRRKMADKILPQRIRELVPESQAYMDLLAFERKLDQTIMRKRVDIQEALKRPMKQKRKLRLYISNTFNPAKPDAEDSDGSIASWELRVEGKLLDDPGKVKRKFSSFFKSLVIELDKDLYGPDNHLVEWHRTPTTQETDGFQVKRPGDVNVRCTLLLMLDYQPPQFKLDPRLARLLGIHTQTRSCIIQALWQYIKTNKLQDSHDKEYINCDKYFQQIFDCPRLKFSEIPQRLTNLLLPPDPIVINHIISVCVGSVDPNDQKKTACYDIDVEVEDPLKTQMSNFLLSTANQQEIATLDNKIHETIESINQLKIQRDFMLSFSRDPKGYIQDWLKSQSRDLKLMTDVVGNPEEERRAEFYYQPWSQEAVSRYFYCKHTQFLSSTAERYQIASKEIPLHHLGASSFLYVTV from the exons CGTCCCGGTATGCCATCTGGAGCTCGGATGCCCCATCAGGGGGCGCCGATGGGACCCCCTGGACCACCATTTGCAGGAAACCCATCTGTACGTCCTGGGCTCCCCAATCCGGCAATGGAGGCCAACCGCAAACGTCCTGCACCTTCACAACAACATATCcagcagcaacagcagcaaGGGATACAAAGCAGAAACAGGAA GAAGCCTGTGGGATTTCCAGGAGCCAATGAGATGCCAGCAAGGCAGATGGACATGAGAGACGCCCAGTCAGATCTGTCGCTTGGATCAAA CACTAAGAGGAGGAAAATGGCTGATAAGATCCTTCCACAAAGG ATTCGTGAGCTAGTCCCAGAGTCTCAGGCGTATATGGACTTGCTGGCATTTGAGCGCAAGCTGGACCAAACCATAATGCGCAAGCGAGTGGACATCCAAGAAGCATTAAAAAGACCCATGAAG CAAAAACGCAAACTGAGACTCTACATTTCCAACACCTTCAACCCAGCCAAGCCAGATGCTGAGGACTCAGATGGCAGCATTGCATCCTGGGAGCTGCGAGTGGAAGGAAAGTTACTTGATGAT CCAGGAAAAGTGAAAAGAAAGTTTTCCTCCTTCTTTAAGAGTCTGGTGATTGAGCTGGACAAGGACCTGTACGGGCCAGACAACCACCTAGTGGAG TGGCATCGCACTCCCACCACTCAGGAGACTGATGGCTTTCAGGTGAAAAGGCCGGGTGATGTAAATGTACGCTGCACTCTGCTGTTAATGCTAGATTATCAG CCCCCCCAGTTTAAGCTGGACCCACGACTCGCCCGACTGCTGGGAATCCACACTCAGACACGCTCCTGCATCATCCAGGCTCTCTGGCAGTATATTAAAACCAACAAGCTGCAGGACTCCCATGATAAGGAGTACATAAACTGTGATAAATACTTCCAGCAG ATTTTTGACTGCCCTCGTCTGAAGTTCTCTGAGATCCCTCAGCGCCTCACAAACCTGCTGCTTCCCCCTGACCCCATTGTTATCAACCACATCATTAG tgtgtgtgtgggtagtgtGGACCCAAATGATCAGAAGAAAACAGCCTGCTATGATATAGACGTTGAAGTGGAGGATCCACTAAAAACCCAGATGAGCAACTTCCTACTCTCAACTGCCAATCAGCAGGAGATCGCCACCCTCGACAACAAG ATTCATGAGACTATAGAGTCTATTAACCAGCTGAAGATTCAAAGAGATTTCATGCTCAGCTTCTCTAGAGATCCTAAGGGTTACATCCAGGACTGGCTCAAATCCCAGAGCAGAGATCTCAAA CTGATGACAGATGTTGTTGGAAACCCAGAGGAGGAGAGAAGGGCAGAGTTTTACTACCAGCCCTGGTCTCAGGAGGCAGTCAGTCGTTACTTCTATTGCAAG cacactcaatttttgtcttccactgccgagagataccagattgcatccaaggagatcccgctgcaccacctgggcgcctccaGCTTTCTTTATGTCACagtttaa
- the smarcd3b gene encoding SWI/SNF-related matrix-associated actin-dependent regulator of chromatin subfamily D member 3b isoform X5 codes for MASEETAGGARKATKSKLFEFLVHGVRPGMPSGARMPHQGAPMGPPGPPFAGNPSVRPGLPNPAMEANRKRPAPSQQHIQQQQQQGIQSRNRNTKRRKMADKILPQRIRELVPESQAYMDLLAFERKLDQTIMRKRVDIQEALKRPMKQKRKLRLYISNTFNPAKPDAEDSDGSIASWELRVEGKLLDDPGKVKRKFSSFFKSLVIELDKDLYGPDNHLVEWHRTPTTQETDGFQVKRPGDVNVRCTLLLMLDYQPPQFKLDPRLARLLGIHTQTRSCIIQALWQYIKTNKLQDSHDKEYINCDKYFQQIFDCPRLKFSEIPQRLTNLLLPPDPIVINHIISVCVGSVDPNDQKKTACYDIDVEVEDPLKTQMSNFLLSTANQQEIATLDNKIHETIESINQLKIQRDFMLSFSRDPKGYIQDWLKSQSRDLKLMTDVVGNPEEERRAEFYYQPWSQEAVSRYFYCKHTQFLSSTAERYQIASKEIPLHHLGASSFLYVTV; via the exons CGTCCCGGTATGCCATCTGGAGCTCGGATGCCCCATCAGGGGGCGCCGATGGGACCCCCTGGACCACCATTTGCAGGAAACCCATCTGTACGTCCTGGGCTCCCCAATCCGGCAATGGAGGCCAACCGCAAACGTCCTGCACCTTCACAACAACATATCcagcagcaacagcagcaaGGGATACAAAGCAGAAACAGGAA CACTAAGAGGAGGAAAATGGCTGATAAGATCCTTCCACAAAGG ATTCGTGAGCTAGTCCCAGAGTCTCAGGCGTATATGGACTTGCTGGCATTTGAGCGCAAGCTGGACCAAACCATAATGCGCAAGCGAGTGGACATCCAAGAAGCATTAAAAAGACCCATGAAG CAAAAACGCAAACTGAGACTCTACATTTCCAACACCTTCAACCCAGCCAAGCCAGATGCTGAGGACTCAGATGGCAGCATTGCATCCTGGGAGCTGCGAGTGGAAGGAAAGTTACTTGATGAT CCAGGAAAAGTGAAAAGAAAGTTTTCCTCCTTCTTTAAGAGTCTGGTGATTGAGCTGGACAAGGACCTGTACGGGCCAGACAACCACCTAGTGGAG TGGCATCGCACTCCCACCACTCAGGAGACTGATGGCTTTCAGGTGAAAAGGCCGGGTGATGTAAATGTACGCTGCACTCTGCTGTTAATGCTAGATTATCAG CCCCCCCAGTTTAAGCTGGACCCACGACTCGCCCGACTGCTGGGAATCCACACTCAGACACGCTCCTGCATCATCCAGGCTCTCTGGCAGTATATTAAAACCAACAAGCTGCAGGACTCCCATGATAAGGAGTACATAAACTGTGATAAATACTTCCAGCAG ATTTTTGACTGCCCTCGTCTGAAGTTCTCTGAGATCCCTCAGCGCCTCACAAACCTGCTGCTTCCCCCTGACCCCATTGTTATCAACCACATCATTAG tgtgtgtgtgggtagtgtGGACCCAAATGATCAGAAGAAAACAGCCTGCTATGATATAGACGTTGAAGTGGAGGATCCACTAAAAACCCAGATGAGCAACTTCCTACTCTCAACTGCCAATCAGCAGGAGATCGCCACCCTCGACAACAAG ATTCATGAGACTATAGAGTCTATTAACCAGCTGAAGATTCAAAGAGATTTCATGCTCAGCTTCTCTAGAGATCCTAAGGGTTACATCCAGGACTGGCTCAAATCCCAGAGCAGAGATCTCAAA CTGATGACAGATGTTGTTGGAAACCCAGAGGAGGAGAGAAGGGCAGAGTTTTACTACCAGCCCTGGTCTCAGGAGGCAGTCAGTCGTTACTTCTATTGCAAG cacactcaatttttgtcttccactgccgagagataccagattgcatccaaggagatcccgctgcaccacctgggcgcctccaGCTTTCTTTATGTCACagtttaa